In Pseudophryne corroboree isolate aPseCor3 chromosome 3, aPseCor3.hap2, whole genome shotgun sequence, a genomic segment contains:
- the LOC135057382 gene encoding olfactory receptor 5M11-like, with amino-acid sequence MFIYQNGSALHSYLTEFSIKGLSDIPELQFPAFITFMLIYIIIILGNTSIFIAISLNSHLHTPMYMFLIHLSITDIVYTSTILPKLLNVLITNNSTISFWGCIYQMYIFLAMACTEVLILAAMAYDRYVAICHPLHYIGLMSMKQSTVLAAAAWSIGFIDPSGHAVLISRLSFCASHVIDHFFCDVIPLLKISCSDTYLVEMINYIEGTVILSSAFILTLVSYIFIISTITKIKSSEGRRKAFSTCSSHLTCVVIFYGTIICLYMRPTTSYTPKQDKFIALLYAILVPILNPVIYSLKNREMKLALIKFKNKLV; translated from the coding sequence ATGTTCATATACCAGAATGGATCAGCACTTCACTCTTATCTGACTGAGTTCTCAATTAAAGGTTTATCTGACATCCCAGAGCTCCAGTTTCCAGCTTTTATAACATTTATGCTCatatacatcatcatcatccttggaAATACCAGCATCTTTATTGCGATATCTTTAAATTCTCATCTACATACGCCTATGTACATGTTCTTGATACATCTTTCCATCACCGACATTGTTTATACTTCAACTATTCTGCCAAAACTACTAAATGTGCTCATCACAAACAATAGCACAATCTCATTTTGGGGATGTATATATCAGATGTACATATTTTTAGCCATGGCTTGCACTGAAGTCCTCATACTTGCAGCCATGGCATACGACCGCTATGTGGCCATCTGCCACCCTCTACATTACATTGGTCTTATGAGTATGAAACAATCTACTGTACTAGCAGCTGCTGCATGGTCTATCGGGTTTATAGACCCTAGTGGGCATGCTGTCCTTATATCTAGACtgtccttttgtgcctcccacgtcattgaccatttcttctgtgatgttatcccactgctaAAGATCTCCTGCAGTGACACATATTTGGTAGAAATGATTAACTACATTGAAGGGACGGTAATATTGTCGTCAGCATTTATACTTACATTAGTGTCATACATATTTATTATCTCCACCATAACCAAAATAAAATCTTCAGAAGGTCGACGTAAAGCATTTTCTACCTGTTCCTCCCATCTAACCTGTGTTGTTATATTTTATGGGACTATAATCTGTTTGTACATGAGGCCCACAACAAGTTATACCCCGAAACAAGACAAGTTTATTGCTCTTCTTTATGCCATATTGGTTCCTATCTTGAACCCTGTTATTTACAGTCTCAAAAATCGTGAAATGAAATTAGCTCTGATAAAATTTAAGAATAAGTTAGtttga